Proteins encoded within one genomic window of Lampris incognitus isolate fLamInc1 chromosome 19, fLamInc1.hap2, whole genome shotgun sequence:
- the eci2 gene encoding enoyl-CoA delta isomerase 2, mitochondrial encodes MAGVVRNLFAPWRFVRSARSVQLSAIPTLNFHTTPLSMMGASVEQFNQAKDRLGTLKKDPGNEVKLKIYALFKQSTQGPCDTPKPSMLDFVNKAKWDAWKSLGSIAQEEARKQYCDLIDSLVAAEGGSTQLAAQPAASGAYETLLVTTEDDITTIKLNRPSKKNAITTEMYTEIINALDQAAKDDSVLTVITGAGDFYCSGNDLTNFTKIPEGGIQQMARDGGELLRKYVKAYIDFPKPLVAVVNGPAVGVSVTAMGLFDLVYATERATFHTPFSQLGQSPEGCSSYTFPKIMGTAKASEMLLFNRKLTAVQACQQGLVSEVFPDSSFQSEVWTRLRAYAKLPRNSLALSKQLIRAAERERLHAVNDAEVERLVERWLSDECMNAVMSFFQAKSKL; translated from the exons gtCGGTCCAGCTGTCTGCCATCCCCACCCTGAACTTTCACACCACTCCCTTGTCCATGATGG GGGCTTCAGTGGAACAGTTCAACCAAGCTAAGGACCGACTCGGCACGCTGAAGAAAGACCCGGGCAACGAGGTCAAACTCAAAATCTACGCCCTCTTCAAACAG TCCACCCAGGGACCGTGTGACACGCCTAAACCCAGTATGCTGGACTTTGTCAACAAGGCCAAGTGGGACGCATGGAAATCTCTGGGCTCCATAGCACAG GAAGAAGCCAGGAAGCAGTACTGTGATCTGATCGACTCCCTAGTAGCGGCGGAAGGCGGCTCCACCCAGCTGGCCGCACAGCCTGCTGCGAGTGGAGCATATGAGACGCTCTTAGTCACCACAGAGGATGACATCACTACTATCAAGCTCAACCGGCCCAGCAAGAAGAATGCCATCACTACAGAG ATGTACACTGAGATTATCAACGCTCTGGATCAGGCAGCTAAAGATGACTCTGTCCTCACAGTCatcactg GTGCAGGTGACTTCTACTGCAGTGGGAATGACCTGACAAACTTCACCAAGATCCCGGAGGGCGGGATCCAGCAGATGGCCAGAGACGGAGGCGAACTGCTCAG GAAGTATGTGAAGGCTTACATAGACTTCCCCAAGCCGCTGGTTGCTGTAGTAAACGGGCCGGCTGTAGGAGTCTCCGTTACAGCGATGGGCCTCTTCGACTTGGTGTATGCTACTGAGagg gcAACATTCCATACCCCCTTCAGCCAGTTGGGTCAGAGTCCTGAGGGATGTTCATCCTATACTTTCCCCAAGATAATGGGCACTGCCAag GCCAGTGAGATGTTATTGTTTAACAGGAAGTTGACAGCGGTCCAGGCCTGTCAGCAGGGTCTGGTCTCCGAGGTCTTTCCTGACAGCTCCTTCCAGTCTGAGGTTTGGACCAGACTCCGAGCCTACGCTAAGCTACCTCGcaat tcTCTGGCTCTGTCTAAGCAGCTGATCAGGGCTGCAGAGAGGGAGCGTCTACATGCGGTGAATGATGCGGAGGTGGAGAGGCTGGTGGAGCGCTGGCTGTCAGACGAGTGCATGAACGCCGTCATGAGCTTCTTCCAGGCCAAGTCCAAACTGTGA